Proteins from a genomic interval of Macrobrachium nipponense isolate FS-2020 chromosome 28, ASM1510439v2, whole genome shotgun sequence:
- the LOC135201590 gene encoding lysosomal aspartic protease-like has translation MDAQYYGPINLGTPAQEFNVIFDTGSSNLWVPSKKCLSVACLAHRRYDSAASSTYKENGTAIEFHYGSGSCKGFLSADHLSVGDVPVEDQLFAEITSEGLSFLPGKFDGIMGMAFVEISALEVPTVFDNMIDQGVVDDPIFSFYLNHNMSGTPGGELVLGGSDPNHYEGEFAYVPVSRVGYWQVTVESISVGGVAKSFCNPCEVAIDTGTSLIAGPTENVKELMTDFGAFHILGPEYGILCSKVPEMPNVTFTMNGYDFELEGADHVIEVEDPTTGIKECIVGFLALDTSQLIVDWIIGDPFIAKYYSEFDVGNKRIGFAQSK, from the exons ATGGAC GCGCAGTACTACGGCCCGATCAACCTCGGGACACCGGCCCAGGAATTCAACGTCATCTTCGACACAGGTTCCTCCAACCTGTGGGTTCCTTCCAAAAAGTGTTTGAGCGTAGCCTGCC TTGCTCATCGCCGATATGATTCCGCGGCTTCGTCCACCTACAAGGAGAACGGAACTGCTATCGAATTCCACTACGGTTCCGGTTCCTGCAAAGGATTCCTGTCCGC TGACCACCTCTCTGTAGGAGACGTGCCCGTTGAAGACCAGCTCTTCGCCGAGATCACCAGCGAGGGCCTCAGCTTCCTCCCTGGTAAGTTCGACGGCATCATGGGCATGGCCTTCGTCGAGATCTCGGCCCTGGAAGTACCCACGGTGTTCGACAACATGATCGACCAAGGCGTTGTGGACGACCCCATCTTCTCTTTCTACCTCAATCA CAACATGTCGGGCACCCCAGGAGGCGAACTGGTTCTAGGTGGATCCGACCCCAACCACTATGAAGGAGAATTCGCTTATGTACCCGTTTCACGTGTCGGTTACTGGCAGGTGACGGTTGAAAG CATCTCGGTCGGAGGCGTTGCAAAGTCATTCTGCAACCCTTGTGAAGTTGCTATCGACACTGGTACTTCCCTCATTGCTGGGCCTACGGAGAACGTCAAG gAACTCATGACTGACTTCGGCGCCTTCCACATCCTCGGCCCCGAATACGGCATCCTGTGCTCGAAGGTGCCGGAGATGCCAAATGTCACTTTCACCATGAATGGATACGACTTCGAACTGGAGGGAGCTGATCACGTCATCGAG GTCGAAGACCCAACGACTGGCATCAAGGAATGCATCGTGGGATTCCTGGCACTCGACACGTCCCAGCTCATCGTCGACTGGATCATCGGGGACCCTTTCATCGCCAAATACTATTCTGAATTCGACGTCGGGAACAAGCGCATCGGTTTCGCGCAGTCTAAGTGA